Proteins from one Mercurialis annua linkage group LG7, ddMerAnnu1.2, whole genome shotgun sequence genomic window:
- the LOC126657169 gene encoding uncharacterized protein LOC126657169: MEMMMKKDAETQQTFKNHAATIHNLEVQNQQMAKALQSRSQGGLPSTTEENPREHLKAIELRSRKAPDDPYAGRATVEAEKEQCEGGEPKKVVAKPPPPPPFVPKVPFPHRVKKPQDTWKFHKFLETFKKLQINISLADALREMSHYAKFLKEIITNKRSWDAEGPIPMTENCSSIILSSLPTKLKDPGSFTIPCTIGNMQSVNCLCDLDASINLMHLSLFRSMFGDQEVQATPMMLQLADHSLKKPHGIVEDVLVKVNKFIFPVDFVVLDYAADKECPMILGRPFMNTGRALNDVHDGKLTLRIGDESVEFDMRKITRHPNSGGECMRVDMVDELVEEQLAENNAIMQSMPNKEEDAEREEYLEEPVLEPLLKSKHITPPSSEKPPKVELKTLPAHLRYAFLGADGTLPIIISNKLTKKQEQRVIDVVKGRILAIGWQILDIRGISPLVVMHKIHLEDESKASAQRQIQLNPNMKEVVHKEIVKLLDAGIIYPISDSSWVSPIQCLPKKGGMTVVENDKGEQISTRTVTGWRVCIDYRKLNAETRKDHFPLPFIDQMLERVAGHAFYCFLDGYSGYNQIIIFPEDQEKTTFTFPYGTFAYRRMPFGLCNAPATF; the protein is encoded by the coding sequence atggagatgatgatgaagaaggatgccGAGACgcagcaaacatttaaaaatcatgCTGCCACAATTCATAACCTTGAGGTGCAGAATCAGCAGATGGCTAAAGCACTGCAAAGCAGAAGTCAggggggtttaccatccactactGAGGAAAACCCAAGAGAGCATCTCAAGGCTATTGAGTTGAGAAGTAGGAAAGCACCGGATGATCCATATGCAGGACGTGCTACAGTTGAGGCGGAAAAGGAACAGTGTGAGGGTGGCGAGCCTAAAAAGGTAGTTGCTaaaccacctccaccacctcctTTTGTGCCAAAGGTGCCATTCCCACACAGAGTGAAGAAGCCGCAGGACACTTGGAAGTTTCacaaatttcttgaaactttCAAGAAGCTACAGATTAACATCAGTCTGGCAGACGCATTGAGAGAGATGTCGCACTATGCAAAGTTTCTCAAggagatcatcaccaacaagcGGAGTTGGGATGCGGAGGGACCAATACCGATGACAGAAAACTGCAGCTCAATCATATTGAGCAGTCTACCGACcaagcttaaggatccagggagtttcaCTATCCCTTGTACTATCGGTAACATGCAATCTGTCAATTGCCTTTGCGATTTAGATGctagtattaatttgatgcaCTTATCCCTTTTTCGTAGTATGTTTGGTGATCAAGAGGTACAAGCCACGCCGATGATGTTGCAGCTAGCGGATCACTCTCTGAAAAAGCCACATGGGATTGTGGAGGATGTCCTAGTGAAGGTCAACAAATTCATATTCCCTGTGGATTTTGTTGTCCTTGACTACGCAGCGGACAAGGAGTGCCCGATGATATTGGGGCGACCATTTATGAACACTGGCAGAGCTCTTAACGATGTTCATGATGGCAAGCTGACTCTGAGAATTGGGGATGAGAGCGTTGAGTTTGACATGAGAAAGATCACACGCCATCCCAATTCTGGAGGTGAATGTATGCGGGTAGACATGGTGGATGAGTTAGTAGAAGAACAACTAGCAGAAAACAATGCCATCATGCAGTCTATGCCGAATAAAGAGGAAGATGCTGAAAGGGAGGAGTACTTAGAGGAACCAGTCCTCGAACCACTGTTGAAGAGCAAGCACATCACTCCTCCCTCTTCAGAGAAGCCACCAAAAGTGGAGCTCAAGACTTTGCCTGCACACTTGCGATATGCTTTCTTGGGAGCTGATGGCACCTTGCCTATTATCATCAGCAACAAGCTCACCAAGAAGCAAGAGCAGAGGGTCATTGATGTAGTCAAAGGACGTATCTTGGCTATTGGGTGGCAGATTTTAGATATCAGAGGGATCAGCCCTTTAGTAGTGATGCATAAGATTCATTTAGAGGATGAGTCTAAGGCATCTGCGCAGAGACAGATACAGCTGAACCCTAACATGAAGGAGGTAGTTCACAAGGAGATTGTGAAGCTACTTGATGCGGGCATCATCTATCCCATTTCAGATAGTTCATGGGTGAGCCCAATTCAGTGTTTGCCTAAGAAAGGCGGGATGACAGTCGTAGAGAACGACAAGGGAGAGCAGATTTCTACTCGCACAGTTACTGGGTGGCGAGTGTGCATTGATTACAGGAAGCTGAACGCAGAAACTCGGAAGGATCACTTCCCGCTTCCTTTTATAGATCAGATGCTAGAGCGGGTGGCAGGACACGCATTTTACTGTTTTCTAGATGGTTACTCTGGATACAATCAGATCATTATCTTCCCAGAGGACCAAGAGAAGACTACCTTTACTTTCCCATATGGCACTTTCGCCTACCGCCGCATGCCATTCGGTCTTTGCAATGCACCTGCTACGTTTTAG